The Gemmatimonadota bacterium genome contains the following window.
TCGTCACAACAGATTCTTCAATCACATATTCTGGATCGGTCGCTTTGCTACAGCCCATGATCAATGCAATACCCAAAACGCCGAATCGATAAACCGTTTTTGGTATCATGATGCACTCCATCACGACCAGACAATATAATTGCCCGAATCCACCATAATGCGATGCACATACGTCTCGATCATCGCGTGGTCCCGCTCGTGTTCTGCGGTCTCTAAACTGAAAGGCCGCAACACTGGGATTTGCATCTCTGGATCTGTCCAATCTTGCACATAGACCGAAGAATTCATACCGCTCAAAACCACCTGAATATCGGTTATCAAATCATCTGTGAAATGATTGGGCAAATCCCACAGCGCAATCTCGGCATCAAAAGTCTGCAAATCAGATACAAGCCGCGTCTTGTGACTCTGAACGGTCTCATTAAACGCTCGCTGCAACGCCATGCGCCCATCCAGATGCGTGCATGTGCGCACCAGAGGTCCCAAATCTTTGGGACACACCACCGCGTGAACCGTCGTCACCTTCTCATTTTCTCCCGGCACAGCCACAGCCAGCATCTTCTCTGTGACGCGAGGGGAAAAACCCGTCAAATTCGGATCGATAAATTGCCGGTGTTCCAATCCAGGCCAGTAAAAATGCCTCCCCACATCCAGGTGCTCGTGCATCTCCAGCAAACCGTGAAACACGCACTCCAGCACAGTATTGCCCGCCGAGACCCCATTTGCCGAATCGTTCAAATGCGGCACATCCGACACCTTCATACTGGATGGCACAAGCTCGACATCAGAAGTCAACTCATAAATGGGAGTCTCCCGCCCGCTCGCCAGCGCATCAAAAAACGAAATACGCTCGACCGCCTCTGCCATCGCCCCGGCCAGCACTTGCTGTTTGGAAAGCCCTTTGCCCATCGTGCGAAGCGCAATACCCTCCA
Protein-coding sequences here:
- a CDS encoding YcaO-like family protein translates to MSESHHIVIADRTVPFEETIERFGEALSKKCRFQARARRFYNTVWIADCYTDYVQSALFRKYEGPLMEGIALRTMGKGLSKQQVLAGAMAEAVERISFFDALASGRETPIYELTSDVELVPSSMKVSDVPHLNDSANGVSAGNTVLECVFHGLLEMHEHLDVGRHFYWPGLEHRQFIDPNLTGFSPRVTEKMLAVAVPGENEKVTTVHAVVCPKDLGPLVRTCTHLDGRMALQRAFNETVQSHKTRLVSDLQTFDAEIALWDLPNHFTDDLITDIQVVLSGMNSSVYVQDWTDPEMQIPVLRPFSLETAEHERDHAMIETYVHRIMVDSGNYIVWS